A section of the Methanoregula sp. genome encodes:
- a CDS encoding flavin reductase family protein, with product MDKIQIGQNFFIPMPVVLVGTQVNGKDNFMTVGWCARANANPPMIACGIGNHHYTPKGIAETKTFSVNIPSSALLEKTDYCGLVSGEKTDKSHVFDVFYGSLKTAPMIRECPVSLECRLVQAVPLPTNTLFIGEITGVYADGCVVKDGKPDFPAIDPLFLTMPDNRYWTLGKHVGDAWSAGKDLVQQSQKCIPKDGE from the coding sequence ATGGATAAGATACAGATTGGACAGAACTTTTTCATACCAATGCCCGTTGTTCTCGTGGGAACACAGGTGAATGGGAAAGACAACTTCATGACCGTGGGCTGGTGTGCCCGGGCCAACGCGAATCCCCCGATGATAGCCTGCGGGATCGGAAATCATCATTACACACCGAAGGGGATCGCAGAGACAAAGACGTTCTCGGTAAACATCCCCTCTTCGGCCCTGCTCGAAAAAACCGATTACTGCGGTCTCGTATCCGGTGAGAAGACCGACAAGTCCCATGTTTTTGATGTCTTCTACGGATCGCTCAAGACCGCGCCGATGATCAGGGAATGCCCGGTCTCACTCGAATGCCGGCTTGTCCAGGCCGTTCCCCTGCCCACCAACACGCTCTTTATCGGCGAGATTACCGGGGTGTATGCCGATGGCTGCGTGGTAAAGGACGGGAAGCCGGACTTCCCGGCGATCGACCCGCTCTTCCTCACCATGCCCGACAACCGCTACTGGACTCTCGGGAAACATGTCGGGGATGCCTGGAGTGCCGGAAAGGATCTGGTACAGCAGTCACAGAAATGTATACCAAAGGATGGTGAATGA
- the pdxS gene encoding pyridoxal 5'-phosphate synthase lyase subunit PdxS, producing MKLEELRFGTELLKRGFASMQKGGVIMDVVNAEQAKIAEDAGAVAVMSLERVPSDIRKMGGVARMADPQKVTEIIEAVSIPVMGKVRIGHFVEAQVLETLGVDMIDESEVLTPADEQYHIDKKLFKVPFVCGARDLGEALRRINEGAAMIRTKGEAGTGNVVEAVRHMRNIMGEIRMLKGMDKQEMTDYARDIEAPAELVIECAGRGRLPVVNFSAGGIATPSDAAMMMQLGADGVFVGSGIFKSTNPELMAKAIVEAVNHFNEPEVIARVSRGLGDAMPGLDIHTLRDDEVLQTRGR from the coding sequence ATGAAACTCGAGGAACTGAGATTCGGTACCGAGCTCCTCAAGCGCGGCTTTGCATCCATGCAGAAAGGGGGCGTTATCATGGATGTCGTGAACGCTGAGCAGGCAAAGATAGCAGAGGATGCCGGGGCCGTTGCAGTCATGTCTCTGGAGCGGGTGCCTTCAGATATCCGGAAGATGGGCGGCGTTGCCCGTATGGCAGATCCCCAGAAGGTTACCGAGATTATCGAAGCGGTATCCATTCCGGTGATGGGCAAAGTGCGGATCGGTCACTTTGTCGAGGCACAGGTGCTCGAAACGCTCGGCGTCGATATGATCGACGAGAGCGAAGTCCTGACACCGGCAGACGAGCAATACCATATCGATAAGAAACTGTTCAAGGTCCCCTTCGTCTGCGGAGCCCGCGATCTCGGCGAGGCGTTGCGCCGGATCAATGAAGGAGCCGCCATGATCCGGACCAAGGGCGAGGCCGGAACCGGAAATGTTGTTGAGGCTGTGCGTCACATGCGAAATATCATGGGAGAGATCCGCATGCTCAAGGGAATGGACAAGCAGGAGATGACCGATTATGCCCGGGATATTGAAGCCCCGGCAGAACTGGTCATCGAATGTGCCGGGCGCGGGAGACTTCCCGTTGTGAATTTCTCCGCAGGAGGAATTGCCACACCATCAGATGCCGCAATGATGATGCAGCTGGGAGCTGACGGTGTGTTTGTCGGGTCCGGTATTTTCAAGTCCACCAATCCTGAACTGATGGCAAAGGCGATTGTCGAAGCCGTCAACCACTTCAATGAACCCGAGGTTATTGCCCGGGTGAGCCGCGGGCTCGGCGATGCAATGCCCGGTCTCGATATCCACACCCTCAGGGATGATGAGGTGCTGCAGACCCGTGGACGTTAA
- a CDS encoding Lrp/AsnC family transcriptional regulator, translating to MDEKDLELLRILEENSRLSADEIAIMTNLSTADVESRVHALEAAQVIKRYSTVINWERAGNGEVSAIIELKVSPERDFGYDRIAERLSRFRQVKTLRLMTGTYDLQLVVTGKNMQEVSRFVSEHVAPMDRIRETATHIIMKSYKENGHTLFEQQESERLPYSF from the coding sequence ATGGATGAAAAAGATCTCGAACTCCTCCGGATTCTTGAGGAGAACAGCCGGCTCTCGGCAGATGAAATTGCGATCATGACAAACCTCTCAACAGCCGATGTCGAGAGTCGTGTTCACGCACTCGAAGCTGCTCAGGTAATAAAACGGTACTCCACCGTCATCAACTGGGAACGGGCAGGAAACGGTGAGGTCTCAGCCATCATTGAATTGAAAGTCAGTCCTGAACGCGACTTTGGCTACGACAGGATCGCAGAACGCCTCTCCCGGTTCCGGCAGGTCAAGACTCTGCGGCTTATGACAGGTACCTATGATCTCCAGCTTGTTGTCACAGGAAAGAATATGCAGGAGGTTTCGCGGTTTGTATCGGAACATGTCGCTCCCATGGACCGGATCCGCGAGACTGCCACGCATATCATCATGAAGTCGTATAAGGAGAACGGTCACACGCTCTTTGAGCAGCAGGAGTCAGAGCGCCTCCCCTATTCATTCTGA
- a CDS encoding flavodoxin domain-containing protein translates to MQSSLYPLVIIMPARVLVAYATRNGSTAEIAQAIGKELTNAGLTVDVTEIKTISSLVAYSAVVIGGPLYMGSVDGAVGKFIRKNREHLLKLPVAAFAVGIAPKSPEPGSVEMAMVALKKSLEPLTPVSSVLFAGKLDPSTVNFVMRKFLEMGKIPMGDFRDWDAIAAWSRDLPGKMGF, encoded by the coding sequence TTGCAGAGCAGTCTATATCCGTTAGTGATCATCATGCCGGCACGGGTTCTTGTCGCATATGCAACACGGAACGGGTCAACAGCGGAAATTGCCCAGGCAATCGGAAAGGAACTGACAAACGCAGGTCTTACTGTTGATGTTACCGAGATTAAAACCATATCCTCGCTCGTGGCTTATTCAGCCGTTGTAATCGGCGGGCCGCTCTATATGGGGAGTGTCGATGGAGCTGTCGGGAAGTTTATCAGGAAAAACCGAGAACATCTCCTGAAACTGCCGGTCGCCGCGTTTGCTGTTGGTATTGCACCGAAGAGCCCGGAGCCGGGTTCTGTTGAGATGGCAATGGTTGCCTTGAAAAAATCCCTTGAACCGCTGACTCCCGTATCATCGGTCCTGTTTGCCGGAAAGCTCGATCCCTCGACGGTAAACTTTGTGATGCGGAAGTTCCTGGAGATGGGTAAGATTCCCATGGGTGATTTCCGCGACTGGGATGCAATTGCTGCATGGTCGCGCGATCTGCCGGGAAAGATGGGATTCTGA
- the cbiB gene encoding adenosylcobinamide-phosphate synthase CbiB, with amino-acid sequence MVPSAIASVAIVLFAALLVDRLIGDPHSAWHPVALLGRFIGWWGKPEYYSPNIQRFTGVLLWLVTVVLFAAPFYCFAAVAPWYWYLVVAPFLLKCCFAGRSLEEHTLAVVDALKGGIETGREKVKMLVSRSTADLDREHILSAGYESMTENLTDSIISPLFFFCLFGITGAAVFRAVNTMDAMLGYRDERERIGWCAARMDDILNYIPARITVLLLLLHFLQRGRISPALRIMRRDGRNRPGFNGGIVMAAMAGGVGIRFEKPGVYTIGDGERTLDEGGADILEATRMVTLMFALIAVGTLFLLGSLINSTGI; translated from the coding sequence ATGGTACCGTCAGCGATAGCATCAGTGGCTATAGTCCTTTTTGCCGCGCTTCTTGTAGACCGGCTGATCGGGGATCCCCATTCAGCCTGGCACCCCGTTGCACTTCTCGGCCGGTTTATCGGCTGGTGGGGAAAACCAGAATACTATTCTCCCAATATCCAGCGATTTACCGGAGTACTTCTCTGGCTGGTGACCGTTGTCCTCTTTGCGGCTCCGTTTTATTGCTTTGCGGCTGTCGCACCGTGGTACTGGTACCTGGTTGTCGCCCCATTCCTGCTGAAGTGCTGTTTTGCAGGGAGATCTCTTGAGGAGCATACGCTTGCTGTCGTGGATGCCCTTAAGGGTGGCATAGAGACCGGGCGTGAAAAGGTCAAGATGCTGGTCTCCCGCAGTACTGCAGATCTTGACCGCGAACACATCCTCTCTGCCGGTTATGAATCCATGACGGAAAACCTCACTGACAGCATTATCTCACCGCTCTTTTTCTTTTGCCTGTTCGGCATAACCGGGGCTGCAGTCTTTCGTGCAGTCAATACCATGGATGCGATGCTGGGATACCGCGACGAACGTGAGCGTATCGGGTGGTGTGCAGCCCGGATGGATGATATCCTCAATTATATTCCGGCCCGGATCACGGTTCTTCTGCTCCTGCTACACTTTCTCCAGCGGGGACGTATTTCCCCTGCCCTCAGGATTATGCGGCGGGATGGCAGGAACCGTCCCGGGTTTAATGGGGGGATTGTCATGGCAGCAATGGCGGGAGGTGTGGGTATCCGTTTTGAAAAACCGGGTGTGTATACAATTGGTGATGGTGAACGGACACTTGACGAGGGTGGAGCCGACATTCTTGAGGCAACAAGGATGGTGACCCTGATGTTTGCACTGATTGCTGTGGGTACTCTGTTTTTATTGGGATCGTTGATCAATAGTACCGGCATATGA
- a CDS encoding YHS domain-containing protein encodes MATDPVCLMIIDEEDAKITSTHKNQKYYFCCNWCKKQFDENPKRYSRISNDVSVNLKEVR; translated from the coding sequence ATGGCCACCGATCCCGTATGTCTGATGATAATTGATGAAGAAGATGCGAAAATTACCAGCACCCATAAAAACCAGAAATACTACTTCTGCTGCAACTGGTGCAAGAAGCAGTTCGATGAGAACCCGAAGCGATACTCCCGGATCTCCAATGATGTCAGTGTCAACCTGAAAGAAGTGAGATAA
- a CDS encoding aminotransferase class I/II-fold pyridoxal phosphate-dependent enzyme codes for MRNFVSERAKIIPPSGIRKFFDLALTMDNVISLGVGEPDFRTPWNICESSIYSIEQGTTSYTSNKGLQSLRDALSRYLGQHYHLPYTSNDEIIITSGVSEALDIAIRSVVDPGDEVAIAQPSYVSYAPCVTLSGGKPVPVRCTEKDHFKLNPDALQEQITPKTKALIINFPNNPTGAVMNESDLKEIADIVIDKDILLISDEVYAELTYDSTHVAAATVSDLWERTITLNGFSKAYAMTGWRIGYLCAPKELCDAALKIHQYIMLCAPVMGQVGALEALRSAEEDKNSMVNEYRLRRNMFVAGLNRIGLTCHVPEGAFYAFPSVKGTGLSDVEFAERLLKEQKVAVVPGSVFGEGGEDHLRCAYAVSRKDLSEALGRMETFIQGL; via the coding sequence ATGCGCAACTTTGTTTCAGAACGTGCAAAAATAATCCCTCCATCCGGCATAAGGAAATTTTTTGACCTAGCCCTGACAATGGACAACGTGATATCGCTAGGTGTAGGTGAACCGGATTTCCGGACACCCTGGAACATCTGCGAATCGAGTATCTACTCCATCGAGCAGGGGACGACATCATATACATCCAACAAGGGTCTCCAGTCACTCAGGGATGCATTGTCCCGGTACCTTGGGCAGCACTACCACCTCCCGTACACCAGTAATGATGAGATCATCATCACCAGCGGCGTATCCGAGGCACTCGATATTGCGATACGCTCTGTCGTTGACCCGGGCGACGAGGTGGCTATTGCCCAGCCCAGTTATGTCTCTTATGCACCCTGTGTAACACTTTCCGGTGGAAAGCCGGTCCCGGTCCGGTGCACGGAAAAAGATCATTTCAAGCTCAACCCTGATGCCCTGCAGGAACAGATCACGCCAAAAACCAAGGCCCTGATTATCAACTTCCCCAATAACCCGACCGGTGCGGTGATGAACGAGAGCGACCTGAAAGAGATCGCTGATATCGTCATAGATAAGGATATACTGCTGATCAGCGACGAGGTCTATGCAGAGCTGACGTATGACAGCACCCATGTAGCGGCAGCAACGGTCAGTGATCTCTGGGAGAGGACGATCACGCTCAATGGCTTTTCGAAGGCGTACGCAATGACCGGATGGCGTATCGGATACCTGTGTGCCCCCAAGGAGCTCTGTGATGCAGCGCTCAAGATCCACCAGTATATTATGCTCTGTGCCCCGGTGATGGGTCAGGTGGGGGCACTTGAAGCGCTCCGGTCCGCTGAAGAGGATAAGAACAGCATGGTCAACGAGTACCGCCTCCGGCGCAACATGTTTGTGGCAGGTTTAAATCGGATCGGCCTGACCTGTCACGTTCCCGAAGGAGCGTTTTATGCGTTCCCCTCCGTGAAAGGAACCGGCCTTTCCGACGTGGAATTTGCCGAACGACTGCTCAAGGAGCAGAAAGTAGCAGTTGTTCCGGGCAGTGTTTTTGGTGAGGGCGGTGAAGATCATCTCCGGTGTGCCTATGCGGTCTCCAGGAAAGATCTGTCAGAAGCACTGGGCAGGATGGAGACTTTTATCCAAGGTCTCTGA
- a CDS encoding DNA alkylation repair protein yields the protein MDPIITLIRQELESHADPEIRKTSQRFFKEEIRCHGIKTATVIAIAKKYWKEVKGRPKPEIFALCEELYQSGYIEESFIVSNWAHALSGRYERGDLGIFRHWIETYITNWASCDGFCNHTMGDFIEQFPEFIEELKNWTQSENRWMRRAAAVSLIVPAKHGKFLKESIEIADLLLTDKDDIVQKGYGWLLKEASRKHQKVVYDYVMRNKKAMPRTALRYAIELMPKELKAVAMMKDW from the coding sequence ATGGACCCGATAATTACTCTTATACGGCAAGAACTCGAAAGTCACGCGGACCCTGAGATACGGAAGACCTCGCAGCGGTTCTTCAAGGAAGAGATCCGGTGCCATGGCATAAAAACAGCAACCGTGATTGCGATTGCGAAGAAATACTGGAAAGAGGTTAAAGGGCGGCCAAAACCGGAGATATTCGCTCTCTGTGAAGAGTTATACCAGTCTGGTTACATCGAGGAGTCCTTCATCGTCTCGAACTGGGCGCACGCTCTCTCGGGGAGATATGAACGGGGAGATCTGGGGATCTTCCGGCACTGGATTGAGACGTACATAACCAACTGGGCTTCCTGCGACGGGTTCTGCAACCATACGATGGGGGATTTTATCGAACAATTCCCGGAGTTTATCGAAGAACTGAAAAACTGGACACAATCGGAGAACCGCTGGATGCGGCGGGCGGCGGCAGTCTCGTTGATCGTTCCGGCTAAACACGGGAAGTTCCTCAAAGAATCTATTGAGATTGCCGACCTTTTACTGACAGATAAGGACGATATTGTGCAGAAAGGTTACGGATGGCTGCTTAAGGAAGCGAGCCGAAAGCACCAGAAAGTGGTGTACGATTACGTGATGCGAAACAAGAAGGCGATGCCCCGGACAGCGTTGCGGTATGCGATCGAGCTGATGCCCAAGGAACTAAAGGCAGTGGCTATGATGAAGGATTGGTGA
- a CDS encoding methytransferase partner Trm112, with amino-acid sequence MRRSLMDILCCPVCKGDLVLSVIKEDDKEILEGGLHCAACRVDYPINEGIPNLLPQTHQE; translated from the coding sequence ATGAGACGTTCCCTGATGGATATTCTCTGCTGCCCCGTTTGCAAGGGAGATCTGGTCTTATCGGTCATCAAAGAGGACGATAAAGAGATCCTGGAAGGCGGACTGCATTGTGCTGCATGCCGGGTGGACTATCCCATCAATGAAGGCATCCCCAATCTCCTGCCCCAGACTCACCAGGAATAA
- a CDS encoding flavodoxin family protein, with the protein MKVLAFNGSPRKKWNTAMLLQNALDGAASQGAETELIHLYDMDFKGCTSCFACKLKGGKSYGKCAMQDGLTPVLETIPEADALILGSPIYFGTVTGEMRCFMERLLFPYLEYTSPPSSLFNGMIRSAFIYTMNVSERQMKEYHYTVHTGLNESILNRTFGHAESLFSCETLQFEDYDKVVFSYFDPEERKERRRTVFPQDCKRAFELGARLAQP; encoded by the coding sequence ATGAAAGTACTTGCATTCAATGGAAGCCCCCGGAAGAAGTGGAATACCGCAATGCTGCTCCAGAACGCCCTCGACGGCGCCGCATCCCAGGGTGCGGAAACAGAACTCATCCATCTCTATGATATGGATTTCAAGGGATGTACCAGTTGTTTTGCCTGCAAGCTGAAGGGTGGGAAGAGCTATGGGAAATGTGCCATGCAGGACGGGCTGACCCCGGTCCTTGAAACGATACCGGAGGCAGATGCCCTGATCCTCGGCTCCCCGATCTATTTCGGCACCGTAACCGGGGAGATGCGGTGTTTCATGGAGCGGCTCTTGTTCCCGTACCTCGAGTACACCAGCCCCCCCTCGTCCCTTTTCAACGGGATGATCCGGTCCGCGTTCATATACACGATGAACGTCTCGGAACGGCAGATGAAGGAGTACCACTATACCGTGCATACCGGGCTGAACGAGAGCATTCTTAACCGCACGTTCGGGCACGCCGAATCGCTTTTCTCGTGTGAGACCCTCCAGTTCGAGGACTACGACAAAGTCGTATTCAGTTATTTTGACCCGGAGGAACGGAAGGAACGGCGCAGGACGGTCTTCCCGCAGGACTGCAAACGGGCGTTCGAGCTGGGAGCACGGCTGGCACAACCGTGA
- a CDS encoding nitroreductase family protein, translated as MMATILVDQDLCTRCGICSVVCPVAIVSPADENTLPAVNDAAAARCIQCGHCEISCPSQALLLNIRPDEKVPLPAGAGTISPDDLAFYLKKRRSVRHFTKDPVPKEKIGQLLDIVRYAASGSNGQPVQWIVVHDPKKVKTIAGLTVEWMKTLLNSSHPMSGYVPMFIGAWESGNDVICRGAPHLLFAHIPEDNPVAPVDAIIALTHFDIAAPAFGIGTCWAGFVAAAAMSYEPLQKELDLPAGRKIAYAMMFGHPQYKTYGIPRRKPLEVTWQ; from the coding sequence ATGATGGCAACGATACTCGTGGATCAGGATCTTTGCACCCGGTGCGGGATCTGCTCAGTTGTCTGCCCGGTGGCGATTGTCTCCCCCGCAGATGAGAATACCCTGCCCGCCGTAAACGATGCTGCTGCCGCCAGGTGTATCCAGTGCGGGCACTGCGAGATCTCATGCCCCTCGCAGGCGCTTCTCTTAAATATCCGCCCGGACGAGAAAGTCCCCCTGCCGGCCGGTGCCGGTACGATCTCTCCTGATGACCTGGCATTCTACCTGAAGAAACGGCGGTCCGTGCGGCATTTCACGAAGGATCCCGTACCAAAGGAAAAGATCGGGCAGTTGCTCGATATCGTCCGGTATGCAGCGAGCGGAAGTAACGGACAGCCAGTACAGTGGATTGTTGTACACGATCCAAAAAAGGTAAAAACGATCGCCGGGCTGACTGTCGAGTGGATGAAGACCCTCCTGAATTCCAGTCACCCGATGAGCGGCTATGTACCGATGTTTATCGGTGCCTGGGAGAGCGGGAACGATGTCATCTGCCGGGGCGCCCCGCACCTGCTCTTTGCCCATATCCCGGAGGATAATCCCGTTGCACCCGTTGATGCGATCATCGCCCTCACGCATTTCGATATCGCTGCCCCTGCGTTTGGTATCGGCACCTGCTGGGCCGGCTTTGTGGCGGCTGCAGCCATGTCCTATGAGCCGCTCCAGAAGGAGCTCGACCTGCCTGCAGGACGGAAGATTGCCTACGCGATGATGTTTGGTCACCCGCAGTACAAGACCTACGGGATCCCCCGGAGAAAACCCCTCGAAGTGACGTGGCAGTAA
- a CDS encoding adenylosuccinate synthetase gives MSCTIIVGGFFGDEGKGKIVAHIAFQDKPAIISRGGVGPNAGHTVQVGDREYGVRMVPSGFVYKDAKLCIGSGVLVDPRVLKFEVDTLGVKGRVFVDKRCGIITEDHIARDKGSDHLSKKIGSTGSGCGPANSDRVMRVSPQAKDVPELAEYLLDVPMAIDEELKKGSNILLEGTQGFGISLYYGTYPFVTSKDTSASQIAADNGVGPTKIDDVVVVFKAYPTRVGEGPFSTEMSFEKSDGMGIKEFGTVTHRKRRIGVWDGEMAKYSAMINGCTQAAITGIDRVDKDCFGVREYAKLSKKAKDFIKQAEDDIGCAVALISTGPEVTQIIDLRNEL, from the coding sequence ATGAGCTGCACTATCATCGTTGGTGGATTTTTTGGGGATGAAGGTAAGGGCAAGATCGTTGCCCACATTGCTTTTCAGGATAAACCCGCAATCATCTCCCGCGGCGGTGTGGGTCCGAATGCAGGACACACTGTCCAGGTCGGAGACCGTGAATATGGCGTCCGAATGGTCCCGTCCGGTTTTGTCTATAAGGATGCAAAACTCTGTATCGGGAGCGGCGTTCTCGTTGATCCCAGAGTCCTGAAGTTCGAAGTTGACACTCTCGGTGTTAAAGGCCGGGTCTTTGTTGACAAGCGCTGCGGGATCATCACAGAAGATCATATCGCACGCGATAAGGGAAGCGACCACCTGTCAAAGAAGATCGGGAGCACAGGATCCGGATGCGGACCTGCGAATTCCGACCGGGTCATGCGGGTTTCCCCCCAAGCGAAGGATGTGCCTGAGCTTGCTGAATACCTGCTCGATGTCCCCATGGCTATTGACGAAGAGCTGAAAAAGGGCAGCAATATCCTGCTGGAAGGCACGCAGGGTTTTGGGATCTCCCTCTATTACGGAACCTATCCGTTTGTGACCAGCAAAGACACCTCTGCCTCCCAGATTGCGGCAGATAACGGTGTCGGGCCGACAAAGATCGATGATGTGGTCGTGGTCTTCAAGGCTTATCCCACCCGCGTCGGGGAAGGCCCGTTCAGCACCGAGATGTCGTTTGAGAAATCCGATGGGATGGGGATCAAGGAGTTCGGGACTGTCACTCACCGTAAGCGCCGTATTGGCGTATGGGACGGGGAAATGGCAAAGTACTCGGCCATGATTAACGGGTGCACGCAGGCTGCGATCACCGGCATCGATCGTGTGGACAAAGATTGCTTTGGCGTCAGGGAGTATGCAAAGTTGTCCAAGAAGGCAAAGGACTTCATAAAACAGGCCGAAGATGACATTGGCTGTGCTGTAGCCCTGATCTCTACCGGCCCTGAGGTCACCCAGATTATTGATCTAAGGAATGAGCTGTAA
- a CDS encoding helix-turn-helix domain-containing protein, whose protein sequence is MTYSKNGKTYHCPVEAALDVIGGKWKPLILWHLGDNVVRFGELQKGLPGVNAKMLTKQLRELENDGVIKRTIYPEVPPRVEYAITDFGKTLLPIMVALCNWGAHYLGIEEASSYECPTKTGKKKK, encoded by the coding sequence ATGACCTACAGTAAAAACGGGAAGACCTACCATTGCCCGGTAGAGGCGGCACTGGATGTTATCGGTGGCAAGTGGAAGCCGCTCATCCTCTGGCATCTTGGGGATAATGTTGTACGCTTCGGCGAACTGCAGAAAGGATTGCCGGGAGTCAATGCCAAGATGCTCACCAAGCAGCTCCGTGAGCTCGAGAATGATGGTGTCATTAAGCGGACAATCTACCCCGAAGTACCGCCACGGGTGGAATATGCCATCACTGATTTCGGCAAGACCCTGCTGCCTATCATGGTGGCTCTCTGCAACTGGGGTGCCCACTATCTTGGTATCGAGGAGGCATCCTCGTACGAGTGCCCGACAAAAACCGGGAAAAAGAAGAAATAG
- a CDS encoding non-heme iron oxygenase ferredoxin subunit: MTLPFQREKRRKVRIVNNVEEYSLCRRGNSVSEFVKASRTSDLAEGGLKRVTVGGTGILLAQANGQYYATGLLCPHLEADLSEGTLNGTILTCPMHSSQFDLRDGRVVRWTNLEGTILAYAKKTRPPRPLKCYEVRVEGDTIFIGLP, encoded by the coding sequence ATGACCCTCCCATTCCAACGAGAGAAGCGAAGGAAGGTCAGAATCGTTAACAATGTTGAGGAATATTCCTTATGCAGGAGAGGTAACAGCGTGAGTGAATTTGTCAAAGCTTCCCGCACTTCTGACCTCGCAGAAGGGGGCCTGAAAAGAGTTACCGTCGGCGGCACCGGAATTCTCCTCGCACAGGCAAACGGGCAGTACTATGCAACCGGGCTGCTCTGCCCCCATCTCGAAGCCGACTTGTCCGAGGGGACTCTCAACGGCACGATCCTCACCTGCCCGATGCACAGCTCCCAATTCGACCTGCGGGACGGGCGGGTGGTGCGCTGGACCAACCTGGAAGGCACGATCCTCGCGTATGCCAAAAAAACCCGTCCACCCCGGCCCCTGAAGTGCTACGAGGTCCGGGTCGAGGGCGACACGATCTTCATCGGGCTTCCCTGA
- the pdxT gene encoding pyridoxal 5'-phosphate synthase glutaminase subunit PdxT gives MDVKIGVLALQGNVSEHIEAFVLALDRLGYGGTSEVVTVRNPTELEGCHALALPGGESTTISRLIDKNHLYEPIRNFSGGIFATCAGMVLVATHVDDARIHTLGLIDMTVDRNAFGRQRESFETDIPLTGIDGGLFHAIFIRAPVATQAGAGVTVLSRLDQGIVAAERGKHMALSFHPELGGDTRLHERFLKKNGI, from the coding sequence GTGGACGTTAAGATAGGAGTACTCGCACTCCAGGGGAACGTGAGCGAGCACATCGAGGCGTTCGTGCTCGCGCTCGATCGTCTCGGTTATGGTGGAACTTCTGAAGTTGTCACTGTACGGAATCCCACCGAACTGGAAGGCTGCCATGCATTGGCCCTCCCGGGCGGGGAATCGACCACCATCTCCCGGCTCATCGATAAGAATCATCTCTATGAGCCGATCCGGAATTTCTCCGGTGGTATTTTTGCAACATGCGCCGGTATGGTGCTGGTTGCAACCCATGTAGACGATGCCCGCATTCATACACTAGGTCTTATCGATATGACGGTAGACCGGAACGCATTCGGCCGGCAGCGGGAATCGTTTGAAACGGATATTCCCCTTACCGGTATTGACGGTGGGCTGTTCCATGCAATTTTCATCCGGGCACCGGTAGCAACTCAGGCAGGTGCCGGTGTTACGGTGTTATCCCGGCTGGATCAGGGAATTGTCGCTGCTGAACGGGGAAAGCACATGGCCCTGTCATTCCACCCGGAACTTGGGGGGGATACCCGGCTGCATGAACGATTTTTGAAAAAGAATGGCATTTAA
- a CDS encoding DUF1622 domain-containing protein — protein MEIPVVYPIVSLCGAVLGIVGAALIIYGGFKAVIKVIFLELSKPVFTYNQIRREFTDKIVFGLEFLIAADILATLLSPSQQDLINLAVVVVIRTILGYFLSKEAAEFNLQ, from the coding sequence ATGGAAATACCGGTTGTATATCCTATTGTCAGCCTGTGTGGGGCAGTTCTTGGTATTGTCGGGGCAGCCCTCATTATCTACGGGGGATTTAAGGCGGTCATAAAGGTCATTTTTCTGGAACTCTCAAAACCGGTATTTACCTATAACCAGATCCGGCGTGAATTCACTGACAAGATCGTCTTCGGGCTCGAATTCCTCATCGCAGCCGACATTCTTGCCACCCTGCTCTCCCCCAGCCAGCAGGATCTCATCAACCTTGCTGTGGTAGTCGTGATCAGGACAATCCTGGGGTATTTCCTCTCAAAAGAGGCAGCGGAATTCAATCTCCAGTAA